One region of Natronorubrum aibiense genomic DNA includes:
- the malQ gene encoding 4-alpha-glucanotransferase, giving the protein MAAFDRRSGVFCHPTALPGPHGIGSIGAPARSFVETIAAAGQSLWQLCPLGPTVGIHGDSPYQSSSSFALSPLLIDLEALNERGLLTDDALEPDPELDHELTDDRVAYDAVRSFKTSRLRVAFETFEREQPPDLVDGLEQFRAESTWLEEYAHFAALKADFDRQAWLDWPEPIRLRDPDALERSCEQRASDIRYHAFVQYLAAEQWTELRDHAAAHGVEIVGDLPIYVALDSADVWANPDIFELEDHGTPAVVSGVPPGGGGETDGQKWGNPVYDWDRLAETSYEWWVDRFERLFELVDIARLDHFLAFDRYWAIPADAPAHEGEWRDGPGRELFETVADGCDELPLIAEDLGHLTDGVERLRQSIGAPGMRVLQYADWCTEDHRYQPHVYPEDSVAYPATHDTNTVVGWYESVDGEQRDCLHYYLSTDGHEIHWEFLEAAWESDAVFAITPLPDLYGLDGEARFNTPGTADGNWDWRLSTDRLESFPTARLRELTARTDRLDETTSH; this is encoded by the coding sequence ATGGCTGCTTTCGACCGACGGAGCGGGGTGTTCTGTCACCCGACGGCGCTCCCCGGACCACACGGCATCGGCTCGATCGGTGCGCCTGCCCGGTCGTTCGTCGAGACGATCGCGGCGGCGGGCCAGTCACTCTGGCAGCTCTGTCCGCTCGGACCGACCGTCGGCATCCACGGCGACTCGCCGTACCAGTCGTCTTCGTCGTTTGCCCTCTCGCCGCTTCTGATCGATCTCGAGGCCCTCAACGAGCGCGGCCTGCTCACCGACGACGCGCTCGAGCCCGATCCCGAACTCGATCACGAACTCACCGACGACCGGGTCGCATACGACGCTGTCCGGTCGTTCAAAACGTCGCGGCTTCGTGTGGCGTTCGAGACGTTCGAGCGCGAACAGCCACCCGACCTGGTAGACGGTCTCGAGCAGTTTCGGGCGGAATCGACCTGGCTCGAGGAGTACGCCCATTTCGCGGCGCTGAAAGCCGACTTCGACCGTCAGGCGTGGCTCGACTGGCCGGAGCCGATCCGGCTGCGCGACCCTGACGCACTCGAGCGCTCGTGCGAACAGCGAGCGAGCGACATCCGGTATCACGCGTTCGTCCAGTATCTGGCTGCCGAACAGTGGACCGAGCTTCGGGATCACGCCGCAGCCCACGGCGTCGAGATCGTCGGCGATCTCCCGATCTACGTCGCACTCGACAGCGCCGACGTCTGGGCCAACCCCGACATCTTCGAACTCGAAGACCACGGCACCCCTGCCGTGGTCTCCGGCGTGCCGCCCGGGGGCGGGGGCGAGACCGACGGACAGAAGTGGGGGAACCCGGTCTACGACTGGGACCGGCTCGCTGAAACCAGCTACGAGTGGTGGGTCGATCGATTCGAACGACTGTTCGAGTTGGTCGACATCGCCCGGCTGGACCACTTCCTCGCGTTCGATCGCTACTGGGCGATTCCAGCCGACGCGCCGGCCCACGAGGGCGAGTGGCGCGACGGTCCCGGTCGCGAGCTGTTTGAGACCGTCGCGGACGGCTGCGACGAACTGCCGCTGATCGCGGAGGATCTGGGTCACCTCACCGACGGTGTGGAGCGACTCCGGCAGTCGATCGGCGCACCTGGAATGCGCGTCCTCCAGTACGCAGACTGGTGTACCGAGGACCATCGCTATCAGCCCCACGTCTATCCCGAGGACAGCGTCGCCTACCCGGCTACGCACGACACGAATACAGTCGTCGGCTGGTACGAATCGGTCGACGGCGAGCAACGTGACTGTCTGCACTACTACCTCTCTACGGATGGTCACGAGATCCACTGGGAGTTCCTCGAGGCAGCCTGGGAGAGTGACGCGGTCTTCGCGATCACCCCGCTTCCGGACCTCTACGGACTCGACGGCGAGGCGCGGTTCAACACGCCCGGCACCGCCGACGGGAACTGGGACTGGCGTCTTTCGACCGATCGACTCGAGTCGTTCCCCACAGCTCGGCTGCGCGAGCTGACGGCTCGAACCGATCGGCTCGACGAGACGACGTCTCACTGA
- a CDS encoding anthranilate phosphoribosyltransferase, whose amino-acid sequence MAQASQEFGEWPLKRLMTEIVGSGPKSADDMTHAQAREAFQRILAGEPDETTLGAFWLANRWKRNTPEELAAYTDVMREESVVTAEPEVDPVDCGANYDGKHSSAVLGVGAGLVAAAAGTPVVVHSGDRVPTQKATAYKHVLDELGVRTELEPTESADMVDETGFGFYYQPAFNPGILDLYERRDQMGVRTFVNTIETVANPANADVHLGSFYHLAFAKKMSDLIEASDQLEFSRAIFFQGMEGYDDIRPGYTKVAEWDEGNEALEDYEIETAEYGMEMENEDLEVDDVTADSASITEAVLAGERDDEFADAIALNGAFRMYARQDVDSLEEGLETARDVIADGSAEAVLEALRDY is encoded by the coding sequence TCGAGAGGCATTCCAGCGCATTCTGGCCGGCGAACCAGACGAGACGACGCTCGGGGCGTTCTGGCTGGCGAACCGCTGGAAGCGAAACACTCCCGAGGAGCTGGCGGCCTACACCGACGTTATGCGCGAGGAATCGGTCGTCACCGCAGAACCCGAGGTCGATCCAGTCGACTGCGGGGCGAACTACGACGGCAAACACTCCTCGGCCGTCCTCGGCGTCGGTGCCGGACTCGTCGCCGCCGCCGCGGGCACGCCGGTCGTCGTTCACTCCGGCGATCGGGTCCCCACCCAGAAGGCCACGGCGTACAAACACGTGCTGGACGAACTCGGCGTGCGGACGGAACTCGAGCCAACCGAAAGCGCCGACATGGTCGACGAGACGGGCTTCGGCTTCTACTACCAGCCCGCGTTCAACCCCGGCATTCTGGACCTCTACGAACGACGTGACCAGATGGGCGTGCGCACGTTCGTCAACACGATCGAGACGGTCGCCAACCCCGCAAACGCCGACGTCCATCTCGGCTCGTTCTACCACCTCGCGTTCGCAAAGAAGATGAGCGACCTCATCGAAGCAAGCGACCAACTCGAATTCTCGCGGGCGATCTTCTTCCAGGGAATGGAGGGCTACGACGACATCCGCCCCGGCTACACGAAAGTCGCCGAGTGGGACGAAGGCAACGAGGCACTCGAGGACTACGAGATCGAAACCGCCGAGTACGGCATGGAAATGGAAAACGAAGACCTCGAGGTCGACGACGTCACCGCGGATTCGGCGTCGATCACCGAAGCCGTCCTCGCCGGCGAGCGCGACGACGAGTTCGCCGACGCCATCGCGCTCAACGGCGCGTTCCGGATGTATGCCCGCCAAGACGTCGACTCGCTTGAGGAGGGACTCGAGACGGCTCGCGACGTGATTGCAGACGGGAGCGCCGAAGCGGTCCTCGAGGCCCTTCGCGACTACTGA